A single region of the Lysinibacillus sp. B2A1 genome encodes:
- a CDS encoding dihydrolipoyllysine-residue succinyltransferase: protein MAEIKVPELAESITEGSIAQWVKKVGDRVEKGEFIVELETDKVNAEIISEEAGVLTQILAEEGDTVLVGQVIAVVEAGEGAAATPAPAAPAEATPAQAAPAPVAVVPVVEETSGERVIASPAARKLAREKGIDLAAVSPVDPQGRVRVQDVAAHGTAPVAAPQVAQAPVAPKAVAAVDESRVTVEKMSRRRQTIAKRLLEVKQSTAMLTTFNEVDMTNVMALRSRKKDQFFESTGSKLGFMSFFTKAVVAALKKYPYVNAQIVGDEIHLNNFFDIGVAVSTEEGLVVPVVRDADRKNFAEIEDSIADLAKKARDKKLGLADLQGGSFTITNGGVFGSLMSTPIMNGTQAAILGMHSIKKRPVEVNGEVEIRPMMYLALSYDHRIIDGKDSVGFLKTVKELLENPEDLLLNS, encoded by the coding sequence GTGGCTGAAATTAAAGTCCCTGAATTAGCAGAATCGATTACAGAAGGAAGTATCGCACAGTGGGTAAAAAAAGTGGGCGATCGCGTTGAGAAAGGTGAATTCATCGTTGAACTTGAAACAGATAAAGTAAACGCTGAAATCATTTCAGAAGAAGCAGGTGTCTTAACTCAGATTTTAGCTGAGGAAGGCGATACTGTACTTGTTGGTCAAGTTATCGCAGTTGTAGAAGCAGGCGAAGGTGCAGCAGCAACGCCAGCTCCGGCAGCACCAGCTGAAGCAACACCAGCGCAAGCTGCACCTGCCCCAGTTGCAGTAGTTCCTGTTGTGGAAGAAACTTCTGGTGAGCGTGTAATCGCATCTCCAGCAGCACGTAAACTTGCTCGCGAAAAAGGTATTGATCTTGCTGCTGTATCTCCAGTAGACCCACAAGGTCGTGTACGTGTCCAAGACGTGGCAGCTCATGGGACAGCTCCAGTAGCAGCACCACAAGTAGCACAAGCTCCAGTAGCACCAAAAGCGGTAGCAGCTGTAGATGAATCACGTGTAACTGTAGAAAAAATGAGTCGCCGTCGCCAAACAATTGCGAAACGTTTACTTGAAGTAAAACAATCTACTGCAATGTTAACTACATTTAACGAAGTTGATATGACGAATGTTATGGCTTTACGTTCTCGTAAAAAAGACCAATTCTTCGAGTCTACAGGCTCTAAACTTGGTTTCATGTCATTCTTCACAAAAGCAGTAGTAGCGGCACTTAAAAAATACCCATATGTAAACGCACAAATCGTTGGTGATGAAATTCACTTAAACAACTTCTTTGATATCGGCGTAGCTGTATCTACAGAAGAAGGTTTAGTCGTGCCAGTTGTACGTGACGCTGACCGTAAAAACTTTGCTGAAATTGAAGATTCAATTGCAGACCTAGCGAAAAAAGCTCGTGACAAAAAATTAGGTTTAGCAGATCTTCAAGGTGGCTCATTCACAATTACAAACGGTGGAGTTTTCGGCTCATTAATGTCTACGCCTATCATGAATGGTACACAAGCTGCTATCCTAGGCATGCACTCTATCAAAAAACGTCCTGTTGAAGTAAATGGTGAAGTAGAAATTCGCCCAATGATGTATCTAGCTCTTTCTTATGACCACCGTATTATCGATGGTAAAGATTCTGTAGGCTTCCTTAAAACAGTTAAAGAATTACTTGAAAACCCAGAAGATTTATTATTAAATTCTTAA
- a CDS encoding 2-oxoglutarate dehydrogenase E1 component, with translation MSNNVTTVSSPWSAFSGPNLGYVMEQYDLFLQSPEEVEPELVLLFQQFGAPVVVEGEVAVANSTAAPAGDYKKVLAAVKLADAIRTQGHLAADIYPLKNRELQTAQIEESAFNLSAADLAEIPAAIFFKDVPANVKNGKDAIDYLKSVYTDKVAFEYNHVVATEERDWIQAQIEAGSFKQALSSDEKKALLDRLTRVENFEKFIHKTFVGQKRFSGEGLDTQIVLFDEILKTAEANSVEKVRIGMAHRGRLNVLTHILNKPYDMMFSDFAHVSNELFLPEDGRLEITKGWTGDVKYHMGASYNRESGMNVKLAYNPSHLEVGNPVVLGSARAAQDDTSKPGQAIHNRTKGLGILVHGDAAFPGQGIVTEVLNFAKTEGFTTGGTIHIIANNMIGFTTEQQDSRSSVYSSDPAKGYEVPVVHVNADSPEAVSLVGRFAASYRQKFGKDIVVDLIGYRRHGHNETDDPTVTNPETYKLVAKHETVRALYGAQLVAEGVVSADDVAALDTAIYAEMQASYDHVKEMAAKDEHKHLEMPEELKIEFPQIDTAVGAERLEKINEELLVFEENFEPQKKLGKILEKRRESFASAKIDWGHAETLAYATIIQDGTPVRFTGQDAQRGTFSQRHLVLHDKNNGNVFTPLHHISGANASFTVHNSPLTEAGVVGFEYGYNLENGNILSVWEAQFGDFANMAQVMFDNFISGARAKWGQKSGLVILLPHGYEGQGPEHSSSRMERYLQMSAENNWFVANCSNAGNYYHLLRRQAALLGTEGVRPLVVVSPKYLLRHPLAAANAEQLANGSFQEVIEQPGLGAKSDAVERIVLGTGKVMIDIADHVKDGEGFDHLHIIRVEQLYPFPKEQVAGIIAKYPNVKEVVWVQEEPKNQGTWNYALETLYELSEGKKLRYVGRPAMSSTSEGDADSHKAAQAAVVEEAVAEPVKVK, from the coding sequence ATGTCGAACAACGTTACAACTGTAAGTTCTCCATGGTCAGCTTTCTCTGGTCCTAACCTAGGATATGTGATGGAGCAATACGACTTATTCTTACAGTCTCCTGAAGAAGTAGAACCGGAGTTAGTATTATTATTCCAACAATTTGGTGCACCAGTAGTAGTAGAAGGTGAAGTGGCGGTAGCTAATAGCACAGCGGCTCCTGCTGGCGATTACAAAAAAGTATTAGCAGCTGTGAAATTAGCAGATGCAATCCGTACGCAAGGTCATTTAGCAGCAGATATTTACCCTTTGAAAAACCGTGAACTACAAACAGCTCAAATTGAAGAAAGCGCGTTCAATCTAAGCGCTGCAGATTTAGCTGAAATTCCTGCAGCTATCTTCTTCAAAGATGTGCCAGCAAACGTGAAAAATGGTAAGGATGCAATTGATTACTTAAAATCTGTTTATACAGATAAAGTGGCATTTGAATATAATCACGTCGTAGCAACAGAAGAACGTGATTGGATTCAAGCTCAAATTGAAGCAGGTTCATTTAAACAAGCATTATCTTCTGATGAGAAAAAAGCATTATTAGATCGCTTAACACGTGTTGAAAATTTTGAGAAGTTTATTCATAAAACTTTCGTTGGTCAAAAGCGTTTCTCTGGTGAAGGTTTAGATACTCAAATCGTTTTATTTGATGAAATTTTAAAAACAGCAGAAGCTAATAGCGTAGAAAAAGTGCGTATTGGCATGGCACACCGTGGTCGTTTAAATGTATTAACACATATTTTAAACAAACCGTATGACATGATGTTCTCTGATTTTGCACATGTTTCCAACGAATTATTTTTGCCTGAGGATGGCCGACTTGAAATTACGAAAGGTTGGACAGGTGATGTAAAATACCATATGGGTGCTTCTTACAATCGTGAATCTGGTATGAATGTTAAACTCGCTTACAACCCTTCACACTTAGAAGTTGGAAATCCAGTTGTTTTAGGTTCTGCTCGTGCGGCTCAAGATGATACGTCTAAGCCAGGGCAAGCAATTCATAACCGTACAAAAGGATTAGGTATCCTTGTACACGGCGACGCTGCATTCCCAGGTCAAGGAATTGTAACAGAGGTACTTAACTTTGCGAAAACAGAAGGGTTCACAACTGGAGGTACAATTCACATCATTGCTAACAATATGATTGGATTTACAACTGAGCAGCAAGATTCTCGTTCATCTGTGTATTCTTCAGACCCAGCAAAAGGCTATGAAGTACCAGTTGTCCATGTGAATGCAGATAGTCCTGAGGCTGTATCATTAGTTGGTCGTTTTGCAGCCAGCTACCGTCAAAAATTCGGTAAAGATATTGTCGTTGACTTAATTGGTTACCGTCGTCATGGTCACAATGAAACAGATGATCCAACTGTAACAAACCCTGAGACATATAAATTAGTAGCTAAACATGAAACTGTTCGTGCTTTATATGGCGCACAATTAGTAGCAGAGGGAGTTGTTTCTGCAGATGATGTAGCAGCATTAGATACAGCAATTTATGCAGAAATGCAAGCTTCTTATGATCATGTTAAAGAAATGGCTGCTAAAGATGAGCACAAACATTTAGAAATGCCAGAAGAATTAAAAATAGAGTTCCCACAAATTGATACAGCAGTTGGTGCGGAACGTCTAGAAAAAATAAATGAAGAGCTTTTAGTGTTTGAAGAGAATTTCGAGCCACAGAAAAAACTTGGTAAGATTTTAGAAAAACGTCGTGAATCATTTGCTTCTGCAAAAATTGACTGGGGTCATGCTGAAACATTAGCTTATGCTACAATCATTCAAGATGGCACACCAGTTCGTTTTACAGGACAGGATGCACAACGTGGTACGTTCTCACAACGTCACTTAGTGTTACACGATAAAAACAATGGTAATGTATTTACACCACTTCACCATATTTCAGGTGCAAATGCATCATTCACAGTACACAACTCTCCACTTACAGAAGCTGGGGTAGTAGGCTTTGAATATGGGTATAATTTAGAAAATGGTAATATATTGTCGGTTTGGGAAGCTCAATTCGGTGATTTTGCTAACATGGCACAAGTTATGTTCGATAACTTTATTTCAGGTGCACGTGCTAAATGGGGTCAAAAATCCGGTTTAGTAATTCTTTTACCACATGGTTATGAAGGTCAAGGTCCAGAGCACTCTTCAAGCCGTATGGAACGTTATTTACAAATGTCAGCAGAAAATAACTGGTTCGTAGCAAACTGTTCAAACGCAGGTAACTACTACCACTTATTACGTCGTCAAGCAGCATTGTTAGGTACTGAAGGCGTTCGTCCACTTGTGGTAGTATCACCTAAGTACTTACTTCGTCACCCATTAGCTGCAGCGAATGCTGAGCAATTAGCAAATGGTTCATTCCAAGAAGTAATTGAACAACCAGGTCTAGGGGCAAAATCAGACGCAGTAGAGCGCATTGTACTAGGTACAGGTAAAGTCATGATTGATATAGCTGATCACGTAAAAGATGGTGAAGGCTTCGATCACTTACACATTATTCGTGTAGAACAACTTTACCCATTCCCAAAAGAGCAAGTTGCTGGTATTATTGCTAAGTATCCGAATGTTAAAGAAGTAGTATGGGTACAGGAAGAACCGAAAAACCAAGGTACATGGAATTATGCATTAGAAACATTATATGAACTTTCAGAAGGTAAAAAGCTTCGTTATGTAGGTCGTCCTGCAATGAGCTCAACTTCAGAAGGTGATGCTGATTCTCATAAAGCTGCTCAAGCCGCAGTTGTAGAAGAAGCGGTTGCTGAGCCTGTTAAGGTTAAATAA
- a CDS encoding toxic anion resistance protein: MTANDHAFQLNTIQGLSPLVHTYLETTNNEAMATYETLSPLAQSRALLYASQIDLANFESVLSLGQDSQRSLSHFADRMLAQVKQKDVTKIGQMLDSLMQTLDRVDPNALEPKKQSFFKKMFSKTERPIKQTLTEFERISIQVERIGVQLERAQIQLIKDVEMLEDLYSHNRGFFEELATAIAAGQMKKQQAIETELPTKVQSVQAAKQPLAVQQLNDLAAQIERLDQRIYDLQVSQQVALQTAPQIRMIQQANQTLAEKIEFSIVTLIPLWKNQLAMMLSMNMDQHYAQLEERLSRTHDRFTSPSFEQQVSKFRETQQELKTAIQDVFALHTATEQEKQHLQDVAELKGYKKN, from the coding sequence GTGACAGCAAATGATCATGCATTTCAGCTTAATACGATACAAGGGCTTTCTCCCCTTGTACATACTTATTTAGAAACAACAAATAACGAGGCGATGGCGACGTATGAAACGCTATCGCCTCTTGCACAAAGTCGTGCACTTCTATATGCCAGTCAAATTGATTTGGCAAATTTTGAATCTGTACTATCCTTAGGGCAAGATTCACAACGATCACTTTCTCACTTCGCTGATCGCATGCTTGCACAGGTGAAGCAGAAGGATGTAACCAAAATTGGACAAATGCTAGATTCATTAATGCAAACATTAGATCGTGTAGATCCTAACGCCCTAGAGCCGAAAAAGCAATCTTTCTTCAAAAAAATGTTTAGTAAAACGGAACGCCCAATTAAGCAAACATTAACAGAGTTTGAACGAATCAGTATCCAGGTCGAACGTATTGGTGTACAGCTAGAGCGTGCACAGATTCAACTCATAAAAGATGTAGAGATGCTTGAGGATCTTTACTCACATAATAGAGGATTTTTTGAGGAGCTTGCCACTGCGATTGCTGCAGGGCAAATGAAAAAGCAGCAAGCTATTGAGACAGAACTACCGACAAAGGTACAAAGTGTACAGGCAGCGAAGCAACCTCTTGCAGTCCAACAGCTTAATGACTTAGCCGCTCAAATCGAGCGTCTAGATCAACGGATTTATGACTTACAAGTTTCACAACAAGTTGCCTTGCAAACTGCACCCCAAATACGTATGATTCAGCAAGCAAACCAAACACTTGCAGAAAAAATTGAATTTTCAATTGTTACCCTTATACCGCTTTGGAAAAATCAGCTGGCCATGATGTTATCGATGAATATGGATCAACACTATGCACAGCTAGAGGAACGTTTGTCTCGTACACACGATCGCTTTACGAGCCCCTCTTTCGAACAGCAAGTTTCAAAATTTAGAGAAACCCAGCAAGAGCTCAAAACGGCTATTCAGGATGTCTTTGCTCTTCATACAGCTACAGAGCAAGAAAAACAGCATCTACAGGATGTCGCTGAATTAAAGGGTTATAAGAAAAACTAG
- a CDS encoding diguanylate cyclase has protein sequence MVTEKYHQMIYNRIHENFQKWDKYDFILEKELYTFLHNLKGTAGSIGLDELTIIASEKLEMLNETSEKNWSKNEWQAYLVPIIEGIKFYETNILELGEEIEFNATHNCYEQDFILIIDDDIVFISYMKNVLEKKGYSVMVAHNGKRGMELIYELQPSIVFLDIMLPDTSGFSILKNVKKIKKERMFVTVISSNNSKENRLRAFEMGALDFMPKPIDQDILISYVSNRLAHKKELEHAIVIDELTQVYNRKFMESQLQKYINQINYNKEPLSIAILDLDYFKKVNDTYGHLVGDEVLKGFAALVKNFKREEDVICRYGGEEFVILMPQTSDKEAYTLIERLRKSMEHNFFLANGVSFNVTFSSGLVEATPFNLHPKKMLEEADQALYAAKQNGRNQTIIYDSVADIVKKKVKVRIIVIDDVYIIRNLFLKHFENFELSEEYMIEVMAFSDGISFLHSNWYDPNCRYIILLDWMLPNMDGIEVLKKIREKYTSRDVLVSMLTARIGEEYVMRALENGADDYIIKPFHVPEVSERILRLINRVFS, from the coding sequence ATGGTAACAGAAAAATATCATCAAATGATTTATAATCGGATACATGAGAATTTTCAAAAATGGGATAAGTATGATTTTATTTTAGAAAAAGAATTATATACATTTTTACATAATCTAAAAGGGACAGCTGGTTCTATTGGATTAGATGAACTTACTATTATTGCTAGTGAAAAATTAGAAATGTTAAATGAAACTAGTGAGAAAAATTGGTCTAAAAATGAATGGCAGGCATATCTAGTGCCGATTATTGAAGGTATTAAATTTTACGAAACTAATATTTTGGAGCTTGGCGAAGAAATAGAATTTAACGCTACCCATAATTGCTATGAACAAGATTTTATATTAATTATAGATGATGATATTGTGTTCATTTCTTATATGAAAAATGTTTTAGAGAAAAAAGGCTACTCTGTTATGGTAGCCCATAATGGTAAACGTGGAATGGAACTAATTTATGAATTGCAGCCTTCTATCGTATTTTTAGACATTATGTTGCCTGATACTAGTGGTTTTTCTATTTTAAAAAATGTAAAAAAAATCAAGAAAGAGCGGATGTTTGTTACAGTGATAAGCAGTAATAACAGTAAAGAAAATAGACTACGAGCATTTGAAATGGGCGCTTTGGATTTTATGCCCAAACCAATTGATCAAGACATATTAATTTCCTATGTTTCTAATCGGTTAGCACACAAAAAGGAATTAGAACATGCGATTGTCATTGACGAACTAACTCAAGTGTATAATCGTAAATTTATGGAATCTCAATTACAAAAATATATTAATCAAATTAATTATAATAAAGAGCCATTATCAATTGCTATTTTAGATTTAGATTATTTCAAGAAGGTGAATGATACATATGGTCATTTAGTTGGTGATGAGGTATTAAAAGGGTTTGCTGCTCTAGTAAAGAATTTTAAGCGAGAAGAGGATGTTATTTGTAGATATGGTGGTGAGGAATTTGTCATTTTAATGCCACAAACATCGGATAAGGAAGCATATACCTTAATAGAAAGATTACGAAAATCAATGGAGCACAATTTTTTCTTGGCGAACGGAGTAAGTTTCAATGTAACTTTTTCTTCAGGTCTTGTTGAGGCCACTCCTTTTAATCTTCATCCTAAAAAAATGTTAGAAGAAGCAGACCAAGCGCTTTATGCAGCCAAGCAAAATGGCAGAAATCAAACGATTATCTATGATAGTGTAGCTGATATAGTGAAAAAGAAAGTAAAAGTAAGGATAATCGTCATTGATGATGTTTACATTATTCGAAATCTATTTTTAAAGCACTTTGAAAATTTTGAATTAAGCGAAGAATATATGATTGAAGTAATGGCATTTAGTGATGGTATAAGTTTTCTTCATTCTAATTGGTATGATCCGAATTGTAGGTACATTATTTTATTAGATTGGATGTTACCGAATATGGATGGTATCGAAGTACTTAAAAAAATCAGGGAAAAATATACTTCTAGAGATGTACTTGTCTCTATGCTAACTGCTCGGATAGGAGAAGAATATGTGATGAGAGCTTTAGAAAATGGAGCAGATGATTATATTATCAAACCTTTCCATGTGCCTGAAGTATCTGAGCGCATTTTACGATTAATTAATCGAGTATTTAGTTGA
- a CDS encoding amino acid ABC transporter permease, with amino-acid sequence MSLEWIISIVENNWQMFLRGAYYTLLISSISTIIGAFIGFFIGIMHTIPVRKKGVKFYSLKLINFILTCYVEFFRGTPMIVQAMVVFYGLDIAFGIDMHFITAGILVVSLNTGAYMAEIVRGGIVSIDKGQYEAASAIGMNHFQIMLHVVLPQVARNVLPATGNQLIMNIKDTAVLNVIGVTELFFQTKSIAGNNFRYFESFFVACVLYFIMTFTASRILLYVEKRLDGPDAYQKEQKEAI; translated from the coding sequence ATGAGTCTTGAGTGGATTATCTCTATTGTAGAGAACAACTGGCAAATGTTTTTACGAGGTGCGTATTATACCTTATTGATTTCGAGTATTAGTACAATTATTGGTGCATTTATCGGATTTTTCATCGGGATTATGCATACCATTCCGGTTCGTAAAAAAGGTGTAAAGTTCTACAGTTTAAAGCTGATTAATTTTATACTAACATGCTATGTTGAATTTTTCCGTGGTACACCAATGATTGTACAAGCAATGGTAGTCTTTTACGGATTAGATATAGCATTTGGTATTGACATGCATTTTATTACAGCAGGTATTTTAGTAGTTTCTCTAAACACAGGTGCTTATATGGCCGAAATTGTGCGTGGTGGAATTGTTTCTATTGATAAAGGTCAATATGAGGCAGCTTCAGCCATCGGTATGAATCATTTCCAAATCATGCTGCATGTTGTATTACCACAGGTTGCACGAAATGTTTTACCTGCAACAGGGAACCAATTAATAATGAATATTAAGGATACTGCTGTTTTAAACGTTATCGGTGTAACGGAATTATTCTTCCAAACAAAATCAATTGCAGGGAATAACTTCCGCTACTTTGAATCATTCTTTGTAGCTTGTGTTCTTTACTTTATTATGACATTTACGGCATCACGAATTTTACTATATGTTGAAAAACGACTTGATGGACCAGATGCCTATCAAAAAGAACAGAAAGAAGCGATATAG
- a CDS encoding ABC transporter substrate-binding protein: MKRKWLLVMISIMTAIVLAACGAGDKKDSGKSGDAGADTGGSEDGGQFRIGMEAGYPPFNWTQQNDANGAVKIADNAEYAGGYDVQMAKKIAEGLGKELVIVKMEWDGLVPALQSNKIDAIIAGMSPTEERKQTIDFTENYYTSDFVMVIKKGSKYEKAKSIQDFSGAKITSQLNTSNYNVIDQIKDVQKQTAMENFPTMRVALEAGKIDGYVAERPEGISAAAANDKFTYVAFEKGFDTDPSNTSIAVGLRKNDANLDKINEILKGISEDDRQTIMEEAIQQQPAAQ; this comes from the coding sequence ATGAAAAGAAAATGGTTGTTAGTAATGATCTCTATCATGACGGCAATTGTGCTAGCTGCTTGTGGTGCTGGCGACAAAAAGGATTCGGGTAAGTCTGGAGATGCTGGTGCTGATACAGGTGGATCAGAAGATGGCGGGCAATTCCGTATTGGGATGGAAGCAGGTTATCCTCCTTTCAACTGGACACAGCAAAATGATGCAAATGGCGCAGTGAAAATTGCAGATAATGCTGAGTATGCAGGTGGCTATGATGTACAAATGGCAAAAAAAATCGCTGAGGGTTTAGGCAAAGAATTAGTGATTGTGAAAATGGAATGGGATGGTTTAGTGCCAGCACTTCAATCCAATAAAATTGATGCTATTATTGCGGGGATGTCTCCTACTGAAGAACGTAAGCAGACGATTGATTTTACTGAAAACTATTATACTTCTGATTTTGTAATGGTTATTAAAAAAGGTAGTAAATATGAAAAAGCAAAATCAATCCAGGATTTCTCTGGTGCTAAAATTACTTCACAATTAAACACTTCAAACTACAATGTAATTGACCAAATCAAAGATGTACAAAAGCAAACGGCTATGGAGAACTTCCCAACAATGCGTGTAGCTTTAGAGGCAGGCAAAATTGATGGCTATGTAGCAGAACGTCCTGAAGGTATTTCAGCAGCAGCAGCTAATGATAAATTCACATATGTAGCGTTTGAAAAAGGCTTTGATACAGATCCTTCTAACACATCCATCGCAGTTGGTTTACGTAAAAATGATGCAAATCTTGACAAAATCAATGAAATTTTAAAAGGAATTTCAGAAGATGATCGTCAAACAATTATGGAAGAAGCGATTCAGCAACAACCAGCAGCACAATAA
- a CDS encoding ABC transporter has protein sequence MTVIKIKHLSKSFGRNQVLKDVNFQVEKGEVVCLIGSSGSGKSTLLRCINLLETPSGGQIIYKGENILDDKHNIQKYRTHLGMVFQQFNLFNNHNVLNNCTVGQIKVLKRSKSEAEKTALEYLEIVGMDQYVNAKPRQLSGGQKQRVAIARALSMSPDVMLFDEPTSALDPEMVGEVLKVMRQLADAGNTMLIVTHEMEFAKEVADRVVFMDKGVIVEEGPPSQVLVTPQHERTKEFLKRTLK, from the coding sequence ATGACAGTCATTAAAATCAAGCATTTAAGTAAATCATTTGGTCGTAACCAAGTGTTAAAGGATGTCAATTTTCAAGTAGAGAAGGGGGAGGTAGTTTGCTTAATCGGCTCCTCTGGATCTGGTAAATCAACATTACTTCGTTGCATTAATTTATTGGAAACGCCAAGCGGTGGACAGATTATCTACAAAGGTGAAAATATTCTGGATGACAAACATAACATTCAAAAATATCGTACACATTTAGGTATGGTTTTCCAGCAGTTTAATTTATTTAACAACCATAATGTATTGAACAATTGTACAGTTGGTCAAATAAAAGTATTAAAGCGTTCAAAATCAGAAGCTGAAAAAACAGCTTTAGAATATTTAGAAATTGTTGGTATGGATCAATATGTAAATGCGAAGCCAAGACAGCTTTCTGGCGGACAAAAACAGCGTGTGGCTATCGCGCGTGCACTATCGATGAGTCCAGATGTAATGCTGTTTGATGAGCCGACATCTGCGCTCGATCCAGAAATGGTAGGGGAAGTATTAAAGGTTATGCGTCAGCTTGCAGATGCAGGAAATACGATGTTAATCGTGACACATGAAATGGAGTTTGCAAAAGAAGTAGCAGATCGGGTCGTATTTATGGATAAAGGCGTAATTGTAGAAGAGGGACCACCTTCTCAGGTTTTAGTAACACCTCAGCATGAAAGAACGAAAGAATTTTTAAAGCGTACTTTAAAATAA
- a CDS encoding two-component sensor histidine kinase → MKSLKKHLVNQTLQRKWMLTSSAVIFFSYAIICMVVYISLHTWLLNDEESKVTRTSYDLVSFLESQGPNLTIQQIQQNTGLLNSIVDRDQTVRLFNMDNIEIFSINDTTPAAPLTTLREINEMTIDKKDVFVINEPIRLGFFQGYIQVIHPLSGFQSLMHYLLTAMLIAGLGALVLSASIGYYLANYLMKPLQELRSSMKMVMDKGFNEPIKLTYTSHDEIGDLLKMYNAMMNELQISFTQQQQFVADASHELRTPIQAIEGHLSLLKRWGKNDPEILEESINTSLTEIARMRKMIEELLELARREEKDSRSEANAVEVIESVMEEMEHLHPEARIMLSKNEEIGLLFITENALSQIVRNLVENAIRYCEKIPEIQISLSTAGNEVLLKIEDNGIGIAQENIPFIFDRFYRIDEARNRQKGGTGLGLSITKMLLEKYNGSVEVKSEINIGTVFFIKFPLKY, encoded by the coding sequence ATGAAATCATTGAAAAAACACCTAGTGAATCAAACATTACAAAGAAAATGGATGCTCACATCAAGTGCTGTTATCTTCTTTAGCTATGCAATTATATGTATGGTTGTTTATATTTCCTTACATACATGGCTTTTAAATGATGAGGAAAGTAAAGTTACACGCACAAGCTATGATTTAGTATCTTTTTTAGAGTCGCAAGGACCAAATCTTACAATACAGCAAATTCAACAAAACACGGGACTTTTAAATTCCATTGTAGATCGTGATCAAACTGTCCGACTATTTAATATGGATAATATTGAGATATTTAGTATTAATGATACTACTCCAGCTGCACCGCTGACAACTTTACGTGAAATTAATGAGATGACGATTGATAAAAAAGATGTCTTTGTCATCAATGAACCGATTCGACTCGGCTTCTTCCAGGGATATATCCAGGTGATTCATCCATTGTCAGGGTTCCAATCATTAATGCATTATTTATTGACAGCCATGCTAATAGCTGGACTAGGAGCATTAGTGCTGTCTGCTTCGATTGGCTATTATTTAGCCAACTATTTGATGAAACCACTGCAAGAATTACGATCTTCTATGAAAATGGTGATGGATAAAGGATTTAACGAGCCAATAAAATTAACTTACACGTCTCATGATGAAATAGGTGATCTATTAAAAATGTATAATGCGATGATGAATGAGCTGCAAATTTCATTTACCCAGCAGCAACAATTTGTTGCAGATGCATCCCATGAGCTGCGAACACCTATTCAGGCTATTGAAGGGCATCTCTCATTGTTGAAAAGATGGGGAAAGAATGATCCAGAAATTCTTGAGGAATCTATTAATACATCATTAACAGAAATTGCACGGATGCGTAAAATGATTGAGGAATTATTAGAGCTTGCACGTCGGGAAGAAAAAGACAGTAGGAGTGAGGCTAATGCGGTAGAAGTGATTGAAAGTGTAATGGAGGAAATGGAGCATCTTCATCCAGAAGCACGAATTATGCTGTCTAAAAATGAAGAAATTGGTCTATTATTTATAACAGAAAATGCGCTTAGTCAAATTGTTCGTAATCTAGTAGAGAACGCTATTCGTTATTGTGAAAAAATACCGGAGATTCAAATCTCTCTTTCAACCGCTGGAAATGAGGTGCTTTTAAAAATAGAAGATAATGGAATTGGGATAGCGCAGGAAAATATACCTTTTATTTTCGATCGATTTTATCGGATTGATGAAGCTAGAAATCGTCAAAAAGGAGGTACAGGCTTAGGTCTTAGTATCACAAAAATGTTACTTGAAAAATATAATGGTTCTGTGGAAGTCAAGAGCGAGATCAATATTGGAACCGTTTTCTTCATTAAATTCCCGCTAAAATATTAA